The Bradysia coprophila strain Holo2 unplaced genomic scaffold, BU_Bcop_v1 contig_70, whole genome shotgun sequence genome contains a region encoding:
- the LOC119083712 gene encoding uncharacterized protein LOC119083712 gives MFTESVVFVLAASVVSSTLGITLQNGFDEKLIINLQSKLAASHVCTMGATGQSYQQCSDDCSTVLYCDGNGAATPLTATKCRDYKPYCTKNFVVADCSAFFPANDQQCFNYAMNKFMCSSDGIFPDPADCTKYHVCNGTTHTIQTCPANYRFWFDEQYDANGNLAINENFSCRFKSTADSCYCGNAFSCENNGNKYVSRYGDVHYYAYCLELPTMSKIALFKCPAGTVHNLQGESADQVTCVSST, from the exons ATGTTCACAGAAAGTGTTGTTTTCGTGTTGGCTGCTTCAGTCGTG TCTTCCACCCTCGGAATCACATTGCAAAACGgatttgacgaaaaattgaTCATTAATCTGCAATCGAAATTGGCAGCCAGTCATGTGTGTACAATGGGAGCAACAGGACAGTCGTATCAGCAATGCTCTGACGATTGCAGtacggtgttg tatTGTGATGGCAATGGTGCTGCAACTCCACTGACGGCTACGAAATGTCGAGATTACAAGCCATATTGCACAAAGAATTTTGTCGTTGCCGATTGTTCAGCTTTTTTCCCAGCAAATGATCAACAATGCTTCAATTACGCAATGAATAAGTTCATGTGTTCATCAGACGGAATTTTTCCAG ATCCTGCCGATTGTACTAAATACCATGTGTGCAATGGAACTACTCACACAATTCAAACCTGTCCCGCCAATTATCGTTTTTGGTTCGATGAACAATATGATGCGAATGGCAATTTGGccatcaatgaaaattttagttgCCGTTTTAAGTCAACTGCAGACAGCTGTTATTGTGGCAATGCATTTTCGTGCGAAAACAATGGAAACAAATATGTTTCCCGTTATGGAGATGTGCATTACTATGCTTACTGCTTAGAACTGCCAACGATGTCAAAAattgctctttttaagtgtcCCGCAGGCACTGTTCATAATTTACAGGGTGAAAGTGCCGATCAAGTGACATGTGTATCATCAACTTAA